The Bacillus sp. Y1 genome has a window encoding:
- the fliP gene encoding flagellar type III secretion system pore protein FliP (The bacterial flagellar biogenesis protein FliP forms a type III secretion system (T3SS)-type pore required for flagellar assembly.) has translation MNEFMEFFNGSDPENVSTSVRLLLMLTVLSLAPSILVLMTSFVRIVIVLSFVRTALATQQMPPNQVLIGLALFLSFFIMAPTFQEVNDQALTPLFNEEINLEEAYSRASLPLKEFMSAHTRQKDLALFLEYSKAERPETVADIPLTTLVPAFAISEIKTAFQIGFMIFIPFLVIDMVVASVLMSMGMMMLPPVMISLPFKILLFVLVDGWYLVVKSLLDSF, from the coding sequence ATGAATGAATTTATGGAGTTTTTTAACGGCAGCGATCCTGAAAATGTGTCTACCTCAGTTAGGCTACTGTTAATGCTTACCGTTCTTTCCTTGGCACCTAGTATTTTGGTTCTGATGACTTCCTTTGTCCGAATTGTAATCGTTCTTTCCTTTGTCAGAACGGCGCTTGCTACGCAACAAATGCCACCGAATCAGGTGTTAATTGGATTAGCTTTATTTTTAAGCTTTTTTATCATGGCGCCAACCTTTCAAGAAGTCAATGATCAAGCGTTAACACCTTTATTTAATGAAGAAATCAATCTTGAAGAAGCTTATTCAAGAGCTTCCTTGCCACTAAAAGAGTTCATGAGTGCACATACGAGGCAAAAAGATTTGGCTCTTTTTCTCGAATATTCAAAGGCTGAGCGACCAGAAACGGTGGCTGATATTCCTTTAACCACTCTTGTACCAGCGTTTGCAATCAGTGAGATAAAGACAGCGTTTCAAATAGGTTTTATGATTTTTATTCCATTTCTAGTAATTGATATGGTCGTTGCAAGTGTCTTAATGTCAATGGGTATGATGATGCTTCCACCGGTTATGATTTCTTTGCCATTTAAAATATTGCTATTTGTTTTAGTAGACGGTTGGTACTTAGTGGTTAAATCACTACTAGATAGCTTCTAA
- the fliQ gene encoding flagellar biosynthesis protein FliQ — MTPDSVITIAEQGIWMVIMICGPLLALALIVGLIVSIFQATTQIQEQTLAFVPKIVAVLLGLVFFGPWMLSHMLSYANEIFTNLTRYVG, encoded by the coding sequence TTGACTCCAGATAGTGTAATTACCATTGCTGAACAGGGGATTTGGATGGTCATAATGATTTGTGGTCCCTTGCTTGCATTGGCTTTAATAGTAGGATTAATTGTAAGTATATTCCAAGCGACGACTCAAATTCAGGAACAAACCCTTGCTTTCGTTCCAAAAATTGTTGCAGTTTTGCTAGGATTAGTATTTTTTGGACCTTGGATGCTAAGTCATATGCTATCCTATGCAAACGAAATCTTTACTAATTTAACAAGGTATGTGGGATAA
- the fliR gene encoding flagellar biosynthetic protein FliR, producing the protein MVDFLPTFPAFLLVFVRVTSFFLLMPLFSYRSIPTTHKVGLGFFLSWIMIFTFDAPVLEINGAYFLLIIKEAMIGIMLGFIAYVIMAAIQIAGGFIDFQMGLAIANVIDPQTGTQSPLMGQYLYTISLFFLLALNGHHLLLDGIYFSYQFIPLEQAWVPLGDASIPNYILSSISKMFGVALQLSLPVVGSLFLVDVALGIVARTVPQLNIFVVGLPLKLGVGFIVLIAVMSILMGAVATLFETMLTTMRGLMELIGGL; encoded by the coding sequence ATGGTAGACTTTCTTCCAACGTTCCCGGCATTTTTATTAGTGTTTGTAAGAGTTACATCTTTTTTCTTATTAATGCCATTATTTTCTTATCGTTCGATTCCGACTACTCATAAGGTCGGTCTTGGGTTTTTCTTGTCATGGATTATGATTTTTACATTTGATGCACCGGTTTTAGAAATAAACGGTGCTTACTTTTTATTGATTATAAAAGAAGCAATGATTGGTATTATGTTAGGTTTTATTGCTTATGTCATTATGGCGGCCATCCAAATAGCAGGCGGCTTTATTGATTTCCAGATGGGGTTGGCGATTGCAAATGTTATTGACCCTCAGACGGGCACGCAGAGTCCCTTAATGGGGCAATATTTATATACGATATCATTGTTCTTTTTATTAGCATTAAATGGACATCATCTTTTACTTGATGGAATTTATTTTAGTTATCAATTTATTCCATTGGAGCAAGCTTGGGTTCCATTAGGAGATGCAAGCATACCTAATTACATACTTTCATCCATTTCAAAAATGTTTGGTGTTGCCCTCCAATTATCTTTACCGGTTGTTGGAAGCCTATTTTTGGTCGATGTTGCCCTCGGAATTGTAGCAAGGACAGTACCACAGCTAAATATTTTTGTAGTGGGTCTTCCCTTAAAATTAGGTGTTGGTTTTATTGTTCTTATTGCTGTAATGAGTATATTAATGGGTGCTGTTGCAACACTATTTGAAACAATGTTAACAACGATGAGAGGGTTAATGGAATTGATTGGGGGTCTGTAG
- the flhB gene encoding flagellar biosynthesis protein FlhB: MKTLRLDLQFFSGEKTEKATPKKRQESRKKGQVAKSQDVNTAVVLLAVFLFLFFAGGYIKDIIFRLFQHSFQEYMKLEITESNIQMMFLEILSEMVLILAPIMAVAMVAGVASNFAQFGFLFSTEAIQPKLEKLDPIKGAKNIFSMRAIVELLKSMLKISFVGGVTFAVLWNRKEDILILSQKSIGASMVTLAGLTVQMGLIASAALLFLSILDYMYQKYDFEKKIRMSKQDIKDEYKNIEGNPEIKGKIKQKQREMAMRRMMQDVPTADVVITNPTHYAICLKYDETKQDAPFVVAKGVDFMAQKIKMIAKEHDVVMMENRPLARALYSQAEIGEAIPEEFFKAVAEILAFVYKTKQKI; the protein is encoded by the coding sequence TTGAAAACCCTTCGTTTAGATTTACAGTTCTTTTCAGGGGAAAAAACAGAAAAAGCTACCCCAAAGAAACGGCAGGAGTCTCGGAAGAAAGGTCAGGTTGCTAAAAGTCAGGATGTGAACACAGCCGTCGTCTTACTTGCTGTTTTCTTGTTCCTTTTCTTTGCAGGGGGATATATAAAGGATATCATTTTTCGATTATTTCAACATTCGTTCCAAGAATATATGAAGCTAGAGATAACCGAAAGCAATATTCAAATGATGTTTCTCGAAATTCTTAGTGAAATGGTTCTTATTTTAGCACCAATTATGGCAGTAGCTATGGTGGCTGGTGTCGCATCGAATTTTGCTCAGTTCGGATTTCTTTTCTCGACAGAAGCGATTCAGCCTAAGCTTGAGAAGCTTGATCCGATAAAGGGAGCAAAGAATATCTTTTCGATGCGTGCGATTGTAGAGCTACTAAAGTCTATGTTGAAAATTAGTTTTGTCGGTGGAGTCACCTTTGCTGTACTTTGGAATCGGAAAGAAGACATCTTAATACTGTCACAAAAATCCATAGGCGCTTCTATGGTTACGTTAGCAGGTTTAACCGTACAAATGGGACTAATTGCTTCTGCTGCCCTTTTATTTCTCTCCATCCTTGATTATATGTATCAAAAATACGACTTTGAAAAAAAGATTCGAATGTCTAAACAAGATATAAAAGATGAGTATAAGAACATCGAAGGGAATCCCGAAATAAAAGGGAAAATTAAGCAAAAACAACGTGAAATGGCGATGCGAAGAATGATGCAGGATGTTCCAACTGCGGACGTTGTTATTACGAATCCAACCCATTATGCTATTTGCTTAAAATATGATGAAACAAAGCAGGATGCTCCATTTGTAGTAGCCAAGGGCGTAGATTTTATGGCTCAAAAAATTAAGATGATCGCTAAAGAGCATGATGTCGTTATGATGGAAAACCGCCCATTAGCAAGGGCATTGTACAGTCAAGCTGAAATTGGAGAAGCAATTCCTGAGGAGTTTTTTAAGGCAGTTGCAGAAATTCTAGCATTTGTTTATAAAACAAAGCAAAAGATATAA
- the flhA gene encoding flagellar biosynthesis protein FlhA, producing the protein MSGRDLSVVVGVLLIVAMLIIPFPTWLLSILIMLNISLALIVLLNSMNMKEPLQFSVFPSLLLLLTLYRLGLNVSTTRAILTHGEAGGVVETFGSFVVGGNVIVGIVVFIILVIIQFIVITKGSERVSEVAARFTLDAMPGKQMSIDADLNAGMISEHEAKDRREKVSREADFYGAMDGASKFVKGDAIAGIIIVMINLIFGIVVGVTQLGLPIADAAKQFSLLTVGDGIVSQLPALLISTATGIVVTRAASDGNLGTDITGQLMAYPKMLYITGGTIFILGLFTPIEDILTIPIAGLLVFGGYMFSRVPKQDITEIQEMEEEIQTDEMKKPESVVSLLNVDPIEFEFGYGLIPLADSNQGGDLLDRIVMIRRQLAIELGLVIPVVRIRDNIQLQPNEYRLKIKGSEMARGELLLDHYLAMSPGIDDDSIEGIDTVEPSFGLPAKWITEEVKEQAEIFGYTVVDPPSVVSTHITEVIKNNAHELLGRQETKQLIDHLKESYPILVEEVTPNPLTVGEIQKVLGKLLRENVSVRNLPIIFETLADFGKVTTDTDLLTEYVRQALARQITNQYRAGGQTIRVVTVSGKIEKLIVDNIQQTEHGNYLALDPSVSQSILESLATQVEQLSIMEQSPIVLCSPAVRMYVRQLTERYFPQIPILSYNELEANVEVQSVGVVNID; encoded by the coding sequence ATGTCAGGACGAGATTTATCGGTAGTGGTAGGCGTTTTATTAATTGTCGCGATGCTCATTATCCCTTTCCCAACATGGCTATTAAGCATACTAATTATGCTGAATATTTCATTGGCTCTTATTGTGCTGTTAAATAGTATGAATATGAAGGAACCTCTACAATTTTCTGTTTTCCCATCCTTGTTATTACTGTTAACTCTTTATAGATTGGGGCTTAACGTATCAACAACAAGGGCAATCCTTACACATGGGGAAGCAGGTGGAGTGGTTGAAACCTTTGGATCTTTCGTAGTTGGTGGAAATGTAATTGTTGGGATTGTTGTGTTTATTATTCTTGTTATTATTCAATTCATTGTTATTACAAAAGGGTCAGAGCGTGTATCTGAGGTTGCGGCGAGATTCACACTTGATGCTATGCCTGGTAAGCAAATGAGTATAGATGCAGACTTAAATGCAGGAATGATATCTGAACATGAGGCAAAAGATCGTCGTGAAAAAGTTAGTAGGGAAGCAGATTTTTATGGAGCGATGGACGGAGCAAGTAAGTTTGTTAAGGGAGATGCCATTGCAGGGATCATTATTGTAATGATCAACTTGATTTTCGGAATTGTTGTTGGTGTGACTCAACTTGGTTTACCAATAGCTGATGCTGCAAAACAATTCTCTTTACTTACTGTAGGAGATGGAATTGTTAGTCAGCTGCCCGCATTATTAATATCAACTGCGACAGGTATTGTTGTGACAAGAGCTGCGTCAGATGGGAATTTAGGAACAGATATTACGGGTCAGTTAATGGCCTATCCAAAAATGCTATATATTACCGGTGGAACAATCTTTATACTTGGTCTATTTACGCCGATAGAAGATATATTAACCATTCCAATCGCAGGACTTTTAGTATTTGGTGGGTATATGTTCTCTAGAGTACCTAAGCAGGACATCACAGAGATTCAAGAAATGGAAGAAGAAATTCAGACAGATGAAATGAAGAAGCCAGAAAGTGTGGTAAGTCTACTTAATGTAGATCCAATTGAATTTGAATTTGGTTATGGGCTTATTCCTTTAGCAGATTCGAATCAGGGCGGAGATTTACTAGATCGAATTGTCATGATTCGCAGACAGCTGGCAATTGAACTTGGTCTGGTGATACCTGTTGTGCGAATCCGTGACAATATTCAGCTTCAACCAAATGAATATCGATTAAAGATTAAGGGGAGCGAAATGGCAAGAGGTGAGCTGTTATTGGATCATTACTTAGCGATGAGCCCTGGCATTGATGACGATAGTATCGAGGGAATTGATACGGTAGAGCCTTCGTTTGGCTTACCAGCTAAATGGATTACTGAGGAAGTAAAAGAGCAAGCGGAAATTTTCGGATATACAGTCGTCGATCCCCCTTCAGTTGTATCTACCCATATTACTGAGGTAATAAAAAACAACGCACATGAGTTACTGGGTCGCCAGGAAACGAAGCAGTTAATCGATCATTTAAAAGAAAGCTATCCGATATTAGTAGAAGAGGTTACACCTAATCCTTTAACAGTAGGTGAAATCCAAAAAGTACTTGGAAAGCTTCTTCGTGAAAATGTATCTGTCAGAAACTTACCAATTATATTTGAAACACTTGCCGACTTTGGAAAGGTAACTACCGATACCGATTTGCTAACTGAATACGTTCGACAAGCATTAGCGCGACAAATTACCAATCAATACCGTGCCGGTGGTCAAACGATTCGAGTGGTGACTGTTTCGGGGAAAATTGAAAAGCTAATTGTCGATAACATTCAACAAACTGAGCATGGGAATTACTTAGCACTTGATCCTTCTGTATCACAATCTATTTTAGAATCACTGGCTACTCAGGTAGAACAGTTATCTATTATGGAACAATCGCCAATTGTGCTATGTTCACCAGCTGTAAGAATGTACGTTAGACAGTTAACAGAGCGATATTTTCCACAGATACCGATTCTCTCATACAATGAGCTTGAAGCGAATGTAGAAGTACAAAGCGTTGGGGTGGTGAATATAGATTGA
- the flhF gene encoding flagellar biosynthesis protein FlhF codes for MKVKKYTAPTMPEAMKQIRAELGNDAVILNSKIVTIGGFLGFFKKENIEVIAAIDEVIQAERKMQFEQPKVKVKPIVKPMPTIVDREVVPLPIRNAEPSITKPLPKQPISEGDIKVDEDMLAEIAGLKKMLQTITEQQPDLPLPEPIQKCGQLLLDQEVPKHIRDELISSLLQKWYSNGSGANEREVNKWLRQELYDRLSTLSFGGITFTKKYINLVGPTGVGKTTTLAKIAAECALKYKKRVALITTDTYRIAAIDQLKTYAKILNVPLEVCYSLEDYKQACEAFKDYDIVLIDTAGRNFRNQQYVEDLKKVVDFEHDMETFLVLALTAKQKDMIDIYKQFSLIKINKFIFTKADETSTYGAMLHMMKTSHIGVAYITNGQNVPDDMISANREQVTNLILGVE; via the coding sequence TTGAAGGTAAAAAAATATACAGCTCCGACTATGCCTGAAGCTATGAAGCAGATTCGAGCGGAGCTTGGAAACGATGCAGTTATTTTAAATTCTAAGATTGTCACAATCGGGGGATTCTTAGGTTTTTTTAAAAAGGAAAATATTGAAGTCATTGCGGCCATTGATGAAGTGATTCAAGCCGAAAGAAAAATGCAATTTGAACAGCCGAAGGTAAAGGTAAAGCCTATCGTAAAGCCGATGCCTACAATAGTAGATAGAGAAGTGGTTCCATTACCGATCAGGAATGCAGAACCCTCTATCACTAAGCCCTTACCGAAACAACCGATTAGCGAAGGGGATATAAAGGTTGACGAAGACATGCTTGCAGAAATTGCAGGGTTAAAGAAGATGCTACAAACAATCACGGAGCAGCAACCAGATCTCCCTCTTCCAGAACCTATACAAAAGTGTGGGCAGCTGTTGCTTGATCAGGAAGTTCCAAAACACATAAGAGATGAACTCATTTCTTCCCTTTTACAAAAATGGTATTCAAATGGTTCGGGGGCAAACGAAAGAGAAGTAAATAAGTGGTTGCGCCAAGAATTATATGACCGGTTAAGTACTCTCTCATTTGGTGGGATTACCTTTACGAAAAAATATATAAACCTTGTCGGACCAACGGGTGTTGGAAAGACGACAACGTTAGCCAAAATTGCTGCTGAGTGTGCTCTTAAGTATAAAAAAAGGGTAGCGTTAATCACTACCGATACGTATCGAATTGCAGCCATTGACCAGTTAAAAACGTATGCGAAAATTTTAAATGTCCCATTAGAAGTTTGCTACAGTCTGGAAGATTACAAGCAAGCGTGTGAAGCATTTAAGGACTACGATATTGTATTGATTGATACTGCAGGCAGAAACTTTCGGAATCAACAATATGTTGAGGACTTAAAAAAGGTTGTTGATTTTGAACATGACATGGAAACATTTCTTGTGTTAGCTTTAACAGCCAAACAAAAAGACATGATCGATATTTACAAACAATTTTCGTTAATAAAAATTAATAAATTTATTTTTACAAAAGCTGATGAAACATCTACATATGGTGCCATGCTCCATATGATGAAAACCAGTCATATCGGTGTGGCCTACATTACAAACGGACAAAATGTACCAGATGATATGATTTCAGCTAATCGTGAGCAAGTAACGAATTTGATACTTGGGGTCGAATAA
- a CDS encoding MinD/ParA family protein — protein sequence MKDQAEMLRQRIQQMSGKPSPKTLAVVSGKGGVGKSNFSLNFSISLASRGYKVLLFDMDVGMGNIDILIGQSASYSIVDYFEGRKTLSEIVSTGPHGLHYVAGGTGLTHFVNMDKPVHMKFTEDLSNLLSDYEYILFDMGAGATKETVPFILAVDEVLVVTTPEPTSITDAYAMMKHIHLHDSSLPFLLIVNRVHSENEGMETFKRLRTVVNRFLNREIIEFGMIPDDRQVHQAVTKQTPFIFNEKAPAAKALQQMTSRFEARQFESISDKPKTHFVSKLKRFLFER from the coding sequence ATGAAAGATCAAGCAGAAATGTTAAGACAAAGAATTCAACAAATGAGTGGAAAGCCATCTCCAAAAACCTTGGCAGTCGTGAGTGGAAAGGGTGGAGTTGGGAAATCAAATTTCTCATTAAACTTTTCCATTTCTTTAGCGAGCCGAGGATACAAGGTCCTCCTTTTTGATATGGATGTTGGTATGGGGAATATAGATATTTTGATTGGCCAGTCTGCATCTTACTCGATCGTGGACTATTTTGAAGGACGTAAAACACTATCCGAAATTGTTTCTACTGGTCCGCATGGATTACATTATGTTGCGGGGGGAACAGGTTTAACTCATTTTGTTAATATGGACAAGCCGGTTCACATGAAGTTTACAGAGGATTTATCGAATCTTCTTTCAGATTATGAATACATCCTTTTTGATATGGGGGCAGGTGCGACAAAAGAAACGGTGCCTTTTATCCTTGCAGTTGATGAAGTTCTAGTGGTGACAACACCAGAACCAACGTCAATTACAGATGCATATGCGATGATGAAGCATATTCATTTGCATGATTCGAGTCTGCCATTTCTGCTTATCGTTAATAGAGTACATTCTGAAAATGAAGGAATGGAAACATTTAAACGATTACGAACCGTAGTCAATCGATTTTTAAACCGTGAAATCATCGAGTTTGGTATGATACCGGATGATCGGCAGGTCCATCAAGCGGTAACGAAACAAACGCCATTTATTTTTAATGAGAAAGCACCAGCTGCTAAAGCGTTACAACAAATGACGAGTCGTTTTGAGGCAAGACAATTTGAATCAATTTCTGATAAGCCTAAGACGCATTTTGTTTCAAAATTAAAGCGATTTTTGTTTGAAAGGTAG
- a CDS encoding protein-glutamate methylesterase/protein-glutamine glutaminase has translation MSKIKVLIVDDSAFMRKLIQDFLTEDPRMTVVGSARNGEDAIKKVIELEPDVVTLDVEMPILNGIEALKRIMTEKPTPVVMLSSTTKQGAENTILAIQYGATDFITKPSGAISLDLHKVREELVEKVVSASKANIKQLVKRDSQEKNTVKKHIDYSKMEPSKKNQFNAISGKKLVCIGTSTGGPRALQQVITKLPKTIDAPVLVVQHMPAGFTKSLAVRLDSLSEVHVKEAEEGDIIQKGTVYIAPGGFHMKLKCVGANLAIQLDQSPPRNGHRPAVDVMFESCSELSTYAKISVIMTGMGSDGTKGLIKLKESGNVVAIAESEETSIVFGMPKAAIATKLVDEVKNVDNIAETIMKYV, from the coding sequence ATGAGCAAAATTAAAGTGCTTATTGTGGATGATTCGGCATTTATGAGAAAGCTCATTCAAGACTTTTTAACCGAGGATCCAAGAATGACTGTTGTTGGCTCAGCAAGAAATGGTGAAGACGCAATAAAAAAAGTAATAGAACTTGAGCCAGATGTAGTAACATTGGATGTTGAAATGCCGATATTAAATGGGATTGAGGCATTAAAACGAATCATGACTGAGAAACCAACTCCAGTCGTCATGCTCTCGAGTACAACTAAACAGGGAGCCGAAAACACGATACTAGCGATTCAATATGGAGCAACTGATTTTATTACAAAGCCATCAGGTGCGATATCTCTAGACTTGCATAAAGTGAGGGAAGAGTTGGTAGAAAAGGTAGTTTCTGCAAGTAAAGCCAATATAAAGCAGCTTGTGAAGCGGGATAGTCAGGAAAAAAACACTGTGAAAAAGCATATTGATTATAGTAAAATGGAACCAAGTAAAAAGAATCAATTCAATGCTATATCAGGAAAAAAGCTAGTGTGTATAGGTACATCTACGGGTGGACCACGTGCGCTACAACAAGTGATAACAAAGCTACCGAAGACGATTGATGCCCCTGTTTTAGTAGTGCAGCATATGCCAGCAGGATTTACGAAAAGTCTGGCTGTAAGATTAGACTCACTCTCAGAGGTTCATGTCAAAGAAGCTGAAGAAGGGGACATTATCCAAAAAGGAACTGTTTATATTGCACCAGGTGGATTTCATATGAAACTCAAATGTGTTGGAGCAAACTTAGCGATCCAATTAGATCAGTCCCCACCAAGAAATGGCCATCGTCCCGCTGTGGATGTGATGTTTGAGTCCTGTAGTGAGCTATCTACCTATGCAAAGATTTCTGTTATCATGACTGGAATGGGATCAGATGGTACAAAAGGACTAATCAAGCTAAAAGAGTCGGGGAATGTAGTTGCTATCGCAGAATCAGAGGAAACATCCATCGTTTTTGGAATGCCGAAAGCAGCTATTGCAACAAAGCTAGTAGATGAAGTCAAAAACGTTGATAACATTGCAGAAACAATAATGAAATACGTATAA
- a CDS encoding chemotaxis protein CheA, which translates to MEMSQYLEVFIEESKEHLQNCNERLLDLEKNPSDLSIVNDIFRSAHTLKGMSATMGYEDLASLTHQMENVLDAIRNQKISVTPETLDVVFEATDDLEAMVFSIADGGDGKRDVATVVEKLKLIEKGESPAVSQGAKEVAATLAPDAPRALKGEYDEFEYTVLQQSIEQGFQTYEITIALREDCLLKAARVFMVFEVIEKLGEVIKSTPSVDQLEEEQFDQEFTVTIVSKEPMSDIQSKVMKVSEVDRVDIHSLSMEQLRPTAVTISEPTKQEVIITAEVKIEEPTQQEEQKKQTSVKQASNKTIRVNIERLDILMNLFEELVIDRGRLEQISSDLNNSELHETVERMSRISGDLQNIILNMRMVPVETVFNRFPRMVRQLARDLGKKINLEIVGAETELDRTVIDEIGDPLVHLIRNALDHGVETPEVRRAKGKSEEGTVILKAFHSGNHVFIELSDNGAGISRERVLNKALKNGIITEQTAATLTDKQVYELIFASGFSTAEKISDVSGRGVGLDVVKNTIESLGGTVSIDSKEGEGSVFSVQLPLTLSIISVMLVEIQKEKYAIPLSSIIETAIVKKDDILNAHNQKVIDFRGKVVPLLFLKDIFEVPVFEEEDEFFSVIIVRKGDKMAGLVVDSFIGQQEVVLKSLGNYLTNVFAISGATILGDGQVALIVDCNALIK; encoded by the coding sequence ATGGAAATGAGCCAATATTTAGAGGTTTTTATCGAGGAAAGTAAAGAGCATCTTCAGAACTGTAATGAACGATTACTTGATCTTGAGAAAAATCCAAGTGATCTTAGCATTGTTAATGATATTTTTCGCTCAGCACACACGTTAAAAGGAATGTCAGCAACGATGGGTTACGAAGACTTAGCTAGTCTAACTCATCAAATGGAAAACGTTTTGGATGCCATTCGAAACCAAAAAATTTCTGTTACACCTGAGACTCTTGATGTTGTGTTTGAAGCTACAGATGATTTAGAGGCAATGGTGTTTTCGATTGCTGATGGAGGCGACGGAAAACGGGATGTTGCTACCGTAGTGGAAAAGCTTAAGTTGATTGAAAAGGGAGAAAGTCCTGCAGTGTCTCAAGGGGCAAAGGAGGTAGCTGCAACATTAGCTCCAGATGCTCCTCGTGCACTAAAAGGTGAATACGATGAGTTTGAGTATACGGTACTACAACAATCAATCGAACAAGGGTTTCAAACGTATGAAATTACGATTGCACTGAGAGAAGACTGCTTGTTGAAAGCTGCAAGAGTCTTCATGGTATTTGAAGTGATTGAGAAACTAGGGGAAGTAATTAAATCTACTCCTTCGGTTGACCAGCTAGAAGAGGAACAATTTGATCAAGAGTTCACGGTAACGATTGTATCAAAAGAACCAATGTCTGATATTCAAAGCAAGGTGATGAAAGTCTCCGAGGTTGATAGAGTAGACATTCACTCTCTATCCATGGAACAACTCCGTCCAACCGCGGTAACAATTTCTGAACCAACCAAACAAGAAGTAATCATTACTGCAGAAGTAAAAATAGAAGAACCTACTCAACAAGAGGAACAGAAAAAACAAACATCGGTGAAACAGGCTAGTAATAAAACAATTCGTGTAAATATTGAGAGACTAGATATTTTAATGAATTTGTTTGAAGAGCTTGTCATTGACCGTGGTAGATTAGAGCAAATATCAAGTGATCTAAATAACTCAGAGCTTCATGAAACCGTTGAGCGAATGAGCCGAATTTCTGGAGATCTTCAAAATATTATCTTAAATATGCGAATGGTACCAGTTGAGACAGTCTTTAACCGTTTCCCAAGAATGGTACGTCAATTAGCGCGGGATCTAGGGAAAAAGATTAATTTAGAAATTGTTGGTGCAGAAACGGAACTAGATCGTACCGTAATAGATGAAATCGGTGACCCGCTTGTTCACCTAATTAGGAATGCGTTAGACCATGGTGTGGAAACACCTGAGGTAAGAAGAGCGAAAGGCAAGAGTGAAGAAGGAACCGTTATCTTAAAGGCTTTTCACAGCGGAAACCATGTGTTTATTGAATTATCTGATAATGGTGCAGGAATTAGCCGTGAAAGAGTATTAAATAAAGCATTAAAGAACGGTATTATTACAGAACAAACGGCTGCAACGTTAACAGACAAGCAAGTATATGAACTGATCTTTGCATCAGGTTTCTCAACAGCGGAAAAAATCTCCGATGTATCTGGACGAGGCGTTGGTCTTGATGTTGTGAAAAACACGATTGAATCACTTGGTGGTACCGTGTCAATTGATTCGAAAGAAGGAGAAGGATCAGTATTCTCCGTTCAACTTCCTCTTACTCTTTCTATTATTTCTGTTATGTTAGTAGAAATTCAGAAGGAAAAATACGCAATCCCGCTTTCTTCAATTATTGAGACAGCAATTGTTAAAAAGGACGATATTCTGAACGCACACAATCAAAAGGTAATTGATTTCAGAGGCAAAGTAGTCCCACTCCTATTCTTAAAGGATATATTTGAAGTTCCTGTTTTTGAAGAAGAGGATGAGTTTTTCTCCGTGATTATCGTAAGAAAAGGCGACAAGATGGCAGGGCTTGTGGTTGATTCCTTTATTGGACAGCAAGAAGTAGTGTTAAAGTCGCTAGGAAACTATTTAACAAATGTATTTGCTATTTCAGGAGCAACTATTCTTGGAGACGGACAAGTGGCACTCATTGTAGATTGCAATGCACTAATTAAATAA
- a CDS encoding chemotaxis protein CheW has protein sequence MSETSVADLKLIIFQLKGKEYAIPVSKVRSIEKVQHITRVPSSSHFVKGVINLRGVVTPIIDLRSRFGIEEEAYSDSTRVIIVTLEDMEVGLIVDAANDVLDVQTEAIEPQPEVVGTEETNYISGVVKVDKRLMILLDLEMVLNPEEVKATQGIEG, from the coding sequence ATGAGTGAGACATCAGTAGCAGATTTAAAGCTTATTATCTTCCAATTAAAAGGAAAAGAATATGCGATTCCAGTGAGCAAGGTTCGTTCCATTGAAAAGGTACAGCATATTACTAGAGTCCCTAGTAGCTCGCACTTTGTAAAGGGTGTTATTAATTTAAGAGGAGTTGTTACTCCTATTATAGATTTAAGAAGTCGCTTTGGAATCGAAGAGGAAGCCTATTCTGACAGTACAAGAGTTATTATTGTTACTTTAGAAGATATGGAGGTTGGCTTAATCGTAGATGCCGCCAATGATGTTCTAGATGTCCAAACAGAAGCCATTGAACCTCAGCCAGAAGTGGTCGGAACAGAAGAGACGAACTATATTAGTGGAGTGGTAAAGGTCGATAAGCGTTTAATGATCTTACTTGACCTTGAAATGGTCTTAAATCCAGAAGAAGTTAAAGCAACTCAAGGAATTGAAGGATAA